The following proteins come from a genomic window of Corynebacterium falsenii:
- a CDS encoding ATP-binding cassette domain-containing protein: MSLIEMRDVRKTYPVKGGDVHALAGLNLSVEEGTVRGLLGPNGAGKTTTVKVLTTLIKPTSGRATVDGLDVTTQGKQVRDIIGASGQYATIDEQLSARQNLVMIGRLFHMGDATAKARADELLEIFALEKAANRPIKGFSGGMRRRADLAASLVNDPKILFLDEPTTGLDPAARLALWDVIRDRVRQGTTLLLTTQYLEEADALADEISVIDHGIVIAEGTADELKSQVGGQRVSITVVDEGDVDSATRILETLAHGDVHREGNTMSCQVDSGPDALQKALEELRAASIELHDAGMARPSLDDVFLSLTGGKAGDGQ; encoded by the coding sequence ATGTCACTGATCGAGATGCGCGACGTGCGCAAAACCTACCCCGTCAAGGGAGGCGACGTACACGCCCTCGCCGGGCTCAACCTTTCCGTCGAAGAAGGCACCGTCCGCGGCCTCCTCGGCCCCAACGGTGCCGGAAAGACCACCACCGTCAAGGTCCTCACCACCCTCATCAAACCCACGAGTGGCCGGGCCACCGTCGACGGACTCGACGTCACCACACAAGGCAAGCAAGTGCGCGACATCATCGGCGCCTCAGGGCAATACGCCACCATCGACGAGCAGCTCTCCGCTCGCCAGAACCTCGTGATGATCGGACGGCTGTTTCATATGGGCGACGCCACCGCGAAGGCCCGGGCCGACGAACTCCTCGAGATCTTCGCGCTGGAGAAGGCTGCCAACCGCCCCATTAAAGGTTTCTCGGGCGGCATGCGGCGCAGGGCGGACCTGGCGGCGTCGCTAGTCAACGACCCGAAGATTCTCTTCCTCGACGAACCTACGACCGGCCTGGATCCGGCTGCTCGACTGGCGCTGTGGGACGTGATCCGCGACCGTGTGCGCCAGGGCACCACCTTGCTGCTGACCACGCAATACCTCGAAGAGGCGGACGCACTGGCCGACGAGATTTCCGTTATCGACCACGGCATCGTCATCGCCGAGGGCACCGCGGACGAGCTCAAGAGCCAGGTGGGCGGTCAACGCGTATCCATCACGGTGGTCGACGAGGGCGACGTGGACTCCGCAACGCGGATTCTCGAGACACTGGCGCATGGCGACGTGCACCGAGAAGGCAACACCATGAGCTGCCAGGTGGACTCTGGACCGGACGCTCTACAAAAGGCTCTGGAGGAGCTGCGGGCAGCATCCATCGAGCTGCACGACGCCGGAATGGCGCGGCCCTCCCTCGACGACGTTTTCCTCTCCCTGACCGGTGGAAAGGCTGGTGACGGACAGTGA
- a CDS encoding ribose-phosphate diphosphokinase codes for MSTTHWIDNQKNLMLFSGRAHPALGEAVARELGIEVTPTTARDFANGEIFVRFEESVRGSDAFVLQSHPQPLNNWLMEQLIMIDALKRGSAKRITAVLPFFPYARQDKKHRGREPISARLVADLLKTAGADRIVSVDLHTDQIQGFFDGPVDHMHAMPILTDYVKQNYNLDNICVVSPDAGRVKVAEKWANTLGDAPMAFIHKTRSVDVANEVTSNRVVGDVEGRTCVLLDDMIDTGGTIAGAVGVLREAGAGDVIIATTHGVFSGPARERLSNCGAREIITTDTLPQSTEGWDNLTVLPIAPLVAKTIHEIFENGSVTTLFE; via the coding sequence GTGTCCACCACCCATTGGATCGACAACCAAAAGAACCTGATGCTGTTCAGCGGCCGCGCGCACCCCGCTCTGGGCGAGGCCGTAGCCCGCGAGCTAGGCATCGAGGTCACCCCCACCACCGCGCGCGACTTCGCCAACGGCGAGATCTTCGTCCGCTTCGAAGAGTCCGTCCGCGGCTCCGACGCCTTCGTGCTGCAGTCCCACCCCCAGCCACTGAATAACTGGCTGATGGAGCAGCTCATCATGATCGACGCGCTCAAGCGCGGATCCGCGAAGCGCATCACCGCCGTGCTGCCCTTCTTCCCGTACGCACGCCAGGATAAGAAGCACCGCGGCCGCGAGCCGATCTCCGCCCGCCTGGTCGCCGACCTTCTCAAGACCGCAGGTGCCGACCGCATCGTGTCCGTGGACCTGCACACCGACCAGATCCAGGGCTTCTTCGACGGCCCGGTCGATCACATGCACGCCATGCCGATCCTCACCGACTACGTCAAGCAGAACTACAACCTGGACAACATCTGCGTGGTCAGCCCCGACGCCGGCCGCGTGAAGGTCGCCGAGAAGTGGGCCAACACCCTGGGCGATGCCCCCATGGCCTTCATCCACAAGACCCGCTCCGTTGACGTCGCCAACGAGGTGACCTCCAACCGCGTGGTCGGCGACGTGGAAGGCCGCACCTGCGTGCTGCTCGACGACATGATCGACACCGGCGGAACCATCGCCGGCGCCGTGGGCGTGCTGCGCGAAGCCGGCGCAGGCGATGTCATCATCGCCACCACCCACGGCGTGTTCAGCGGCCCCGCCCGCGAGCGCCTAAGCAACTGCGGTGCCCGCGAGATCATCACCACCGACACCCTGCCGCAGTCCACCGAGGGCTGGGACAACCTCACCGTGCTGCCGATCGCGCCGCTGGTCGCCAAGACCATCCACGAGATCTTCGAGAACGGTTCCGTGACGACCCTGTTCGAGTAA
- the mfd gene encoding transcription-repair coupling factor gives MTTPHGNPRIPSANSPSLEGVLRAAAQDDKLRGMLTHVGEPSLHMQAPDGAWPFVVGALAQRSPVLVVTATGRQAQDLTTVLKYMLGEAVELFPSWETLPHEKLSPAVETVSTRMRVLRRLALASGAAGTAANKAATDPQGPLKVVVAPTRALVQPVQSNLGAVEPIRLAEGEELEFDSLQQRLVELGYSHVDVVGKRGHFAIRGGIVDIFPATEELPVRVDFWGDEVSEVRPFNVGDQRTIPGVEAPEVFVYPCRELIITDEVAGKAAKAAQDLAGQAELAEMLDKISQKIQVQGMESLIPLLHTAPMVALPELMPDRTHTIVVTPAAVERRAVDLAETGQQFLEAGWDVAAMGGDAPVDAAGVTGDVAYLSVAAVQKTQQKLGRPWWTLSPLGMADFSAGVADAAAAPDSTDAAGDVLTLEYESAPRPHGDMDAIGTLMSDVRKRVESGGRVVFAAPTPAVAARMLRRFHEAGIAAEAVGVDLTGAHGLGRLRKPKHTTADEPAPGQVTILHAVAFEGLQFPFAGDAKRSSLLFFTETDLTGNRVDAKATGKRKPAKKRNRVDPLALEPGDLVVHDSHGIGKFVTMMERTIGKGADASRREYLVLEYAPSKRGGPGDQLYVPMDQLDLLSRYVGGEKPALSKMGGADWKNTKRKARGAVREIAGELVQLYAARQAAPGYAFAPDSPWQREMEEAFPFTETEDQFNAIEAVKADMEKPVPMDRVIIGDVGYGKTEVAVRAAFKAVQSGKQVAVLVPTTLLAQQHMKTFTERMQDYPTTIRELSRFTSPAESKEILKQMASGEVDIVIGTHRLLQTGVQWKDLGLIIVDEEQRFGVEHKEHIKSLRTHVDVLTMSATPIPRTLEMSMAGIREMSTILTPPEDRHPVLTYVGPQEDKHVAAAIRRELLRDGQVFYVHNKVKTIEQTASDIRRLVPEARVVVAHGQMSEEQLETTVQGFWDREFDVLVCTTIVETGLDISNANTLIVENAHHMGLSQLHQLRGRVGRSRERGYAYFLYPRGEVLTETSYDRLSTIAQNNDLGAGMAVAMKDLEMRGAGNVLGAEQSGHIAGVGFDLYVRLVSEAVEAFRAMADGKPVDGREEEKKEIRIDLPLDAHIPVEYIASERLRLEAYRKFATAESDEAIERVIEELRDRYGEPPREIELIAVVSRLRLLCRDLKVHEVVATGSKISFSPIDLQESGQVRLKRLFPAANYRATTKIVLIPAPKVGQGMRAVPLRDEELVQWCADALTQLAGIPQRDIRGKEPNTR, from the coding sequence ATGACCACACCCCATGGTAATCCCCGTATCCCGTCCGCCAACTCGCCCAGTCTGGAGGGCGTGCTGCGCGCCGCCGCCCAGGATGACAAGCTGCGCGGCATGCTCACGCATGTGGGGGAGCCGAGCCTGCACATGCAGGCACCCGATGGCGCGTGGCCGTTCGTGGTGGGCGCGCTGGCGCAGCGCAGCCCCGTGTTGGTGGTGACGGCCACGGGTAGGCAGGCCCAGGACCTCACGACGGTGTTGAAGTACATGCTCGGGGAGGCGGTGGAGCTGTTCCCGTCGTGGGAGACGTTGCCGCACGAGAAGCTGTCGCCTGCCGTGGAGACGGTGAGCACGCGGATGCGGGTGCTGCGGCGCCTGGCTCTGGCTAGCGGTGCAGCGGGCACGGCAGCCAATAAGGCAGCCACCGACCCGCAGGGCCCGCTGAAGGTCGTCGTGGCCCCGACGCGCGCGCTGGTGCAGCCGGTGCAATCCAATCTGGGCGCCGTGGAGCCGATCCGCCTGGCCGAGGGGGAGGAGCTGGAGTTTGATTCCCTCCAGCAGCGCCTCGTGGAGCTGGGTTACAGCCATGTCGATGTGGTGGGCAAGCGCGGTCACTTCGCCATCCGCGGCGGCATCGTGGATATCTTCCCCGCCACGGAGGAGCTGCCCGTGCGCGTGGATTTCTGGGGTGATGAGGTCAGCGAGGTTCGCCCGTTCAACGTGGGCGATCAGCGCACCATTCCTGGGGTCGAGGCCCCGGAGGTGTTCGTGTACCCCTGTCGTGAGCTCATCATCACCGATGAGGTGGCGGGCAAGGCCGCGAAGGCTGCCCAGGACCTTGCGGGTCAGGCGGAGCTTGCGGAGATGCTGGACAAGATCAGCCAGAAGATCCAGGTCCAGGGTATGGAGTCGCTCATTCCGTTGCTGCACACCGCACCGATGGTGGCTCTTCCGGAACTCATGCCTGATCGCACGCACACTATTGTGGTGACGCCCGCAGCCGTGGAACGCCGGGCTGTGGATCTGGCGGAGACAGGGCAGCAATTCCTGGAAGCCGGCTGGGACGTGGCGGCGATGGGCGGCGATGCGCCCGTGGACGCCGCCGGGGTGACGGGCGATGTGGCCTACCTCAGCGTGGCTGCCGTGCAGAAAACTCAGCAGAAGTTGGGCCGGCCGTGGTGGACGCTGTCGCCGCTGGGCATGGCCGACTTCAGTGCCGGCGTTGCAGATGCCGCAGCTGCCCCAGATTCCACTGATGCCGCAGGCGACGTGCTCACCCTCGAGTACGAGTCCGCCCCGCGCCCGCACGGTGACATGGATGCCATCGGCACCCTCATGTCGGACGTGCGCAAGCGCGTGGAATCCGGCGGGCGCGTGGTCTTCGCAGCCCCGACCCCCGCGGTGGCCGCGCGCATGCTGCGCCGCTTTCACGAGGCGGGCATCGCCGCCGAGGCCGTGGGTGTGGACCTGACCGGTGCCCACGGCTTGGGGCGGCTGCGCAAGCCCAAGCACACCACCGCCGATGAGCCCGCGCCGGGGCAGGTCACCATTCTCCACGCCGTGGCGTTTGAAGGGTTGCAGTTCCCCTTCGCCGGTGATGCCAAGCGCTCCAGCTTGCTGTTTTTTACGGAAACGGACCTCACCGGCAACCGTGTGGACGCCAAGGCCACGGGCAAGCGCAAGCCTGCGAAGAAGCGCAACCGCGTGGACCCGCTGGCCCTGGAGCCCGGCGATCTGGTGGTTCACGATTCCCACGGCATCGGCAAGTTCGTGACCATGATGGAGCGCACCATCGGCAAGGGGGCGGATGCTTCCCGCCGCGAGTACCTGGTTCTCGAGTACGCTCCGTCCAAGCGCGGCGGCCCAGGCGATCAGCTGTACGTGCCGATGGATCAGCTGGATCTGCTCTCCCGGTACGTGGGTGGGGAGAAGCCTGCGCTGTCCAAGATGGGCGGCGCGGACTGGAAGAACACGAAGCGCAAGGCCCGCGGCGCCGTCCGCGAGATCGCCGGTGAGTTGGTGCAGCTCTATGCGGCTCGTCAGGCCGCGCCGGGGTACGCGTTTGCTCCCGATTCCCCGTGGCAGCGGGAGATGGAGGAGGCCTTCCCCTTCACCGAGACCGAGGATCAGTTCAACGCCATCGAGGCCGTGAAGGCGGACATGGAAAAGCCGGTGCCGATGGACCGCGTGATCATCGGCGATGTGGGCTATGGCAAGACCGAGGTGGCCGTTCGCGCTGCCTTCAAGGCGGTGCAGTCCGGCAAGCAGGTTGCCGTGCTGGTGCCCACCACGTTGCTGGCGCAGCAGCACATGAAGACGTTCACGGAGCGCATGCAGGATTACCCCACGACGATCCGCGAGCTGTCGCGCTTTACTTCGCCGGCGGAGTCCAAGGAGATCCTTAAGCAGATGGCGTCTGGTGAGGTGGATATCGTCATCGGCACGCACCGCCTTCTGCAGACTGGTGTGCAGTGGAAAGATCTCGGCCTGATCATTGTGGACGAGGAGCAGCGGTTCGGCGTCGAACATAAGGAGCACATCAAGTCGTTGCGCACGCACGTGGATGTGCTCACGATGTCGGCCACGCCGATCCCGCGCACGCTGGAGATGTCGATGGCGGGTATCCGTGAGATGTCGACGATCCTCACCCCGCCGGAGGATCGCCACCCGGTGCTGACCTACGTGGGCCCGCAGGAGGACAAGCACGTGGCGGCCGCGATTCGCCGCGAGCTGCTGCGCGACGGTCAGGTCTTCTACGTCCACAACAAGGTCAAGACGATTGAGCAGACGGCGTCCGATATCCGCCGCCTCGTGCCGGAAGCCCGCGTGGTCGTGGCACACGGCCAGATGAGTGAGGAACAGTTGGAGACCACGGTGCAGGGTTTCTGGGACCGAGAGTTCGATGTGCTCGTGTGCACCACGATCGTGGAGACCGGCCTGGATATTTCCAACGCGAACACCCTGATCGTGGAGAACGCTCACCACATGGGCTTGTCGCAGCTGCACCAGTTGCGCGGCCGAGTGGGCCGGTCGCGGGAGCGGGGCTATGCGTATTTCCTGTACCCGCGCGGCGAGGTGCTCACGGAGACGTCCTACGATCGCCTATCCACGATTGCCCAGAACAACGATCTGGGCGCGGGCATGGCGGTGGCCATGAAGGACTTGGAGATGCGCGGCGCCGGCAACGTGCTGGGTGCGGAACAGTCCGGCCACATCGCCGGCGTGGGCTTCGACCTCTACGTGCGACTGGTCAGCGAGGCCGTGGAGGCGTTCCGCGCGATGGCCGATGGCAAGCCGGTCGATGGCCGCGAGGAGGAGAAAAAGGAGATCCGCATCGACCTTCCCCTCGATGCGCACATCCCGGTGGAGTATATCGCCTCGGAGCGGCTGCGCCTGGAGGCCTACCGGAAGTTCGCCACGGCGGAATCGGATGAGGCGATCGAGCGCGTCATCGAGGAGCTGCGGGATCGCTATGGCGAGCCGCCGCGGGAGATCGAGCTCATCGCGGTCGTCTCGCGCCTGCGGTTGCTGTGCCGCGATCTAAAGGTGCACGAGGTGGTGGCGACAGGCAGCAAGATTAGTTTCAGCCCCATTGATTTGCAGGAATCGGGTCAGGTGCGATTGAAGCGGCTTTTCCCGGCGGCGAATTATCGCGCAACGACGAAAATTGTTCTTATTCCCGCACCGAAGGTGGGGCAGGGAATGCGTGCTGTGCCACTGCGTGATGAGGAGCTTGTGCAGTGGTGTGCCGATGCCTTGACCCAATTAGCGGGCATTCCGCAGAGGGATATTCGTGGAAAGGAACCTAATACCAGGTAG
- a CDS encoding MFS transporter, protein MHISWKWFTDKFVGTPPDSDLDNVEENSGRYSLGFGAQNIGDQIVSAKTVLPWFLTSVGGPAWVISFLVPVRESGSMLPQAFLRPWLQHFHRRLPFMLVGAAGQAVACVIMLFTALFAHGTVAGLLILASLALLATARALVSLTSKDVAGRVVPKGYRGHLTGFATTLSGAVAIVVGIVLQALRGDLTTTTFAVLFVIAALSWVAAIMFFRGIREQVVEDVGNVPSKEDGWLRQVWVDIRDLLSSDPAFRRFVIVRTLLLTSALSPTFIVAIASHVRADGLAASIFTGLGTFVLASGVASLLAGRVSGWLSDVSSRNTMTGAALLASTILVITVVLTLISDATSNPQTPDRTGAEIALIWWLPVAFFVVSLAHAAIRVARSTYIVDMAEGEQRTRYVSVANTLMGILLLIVGAFTSVLAIGGPQWALAALALFGFTGAALSHTLPEVSLGKQ, encoded by the coding sequence ATGCACATTTCTTGGAAGTGGTTCACCGACAAGTTCGTCGGCACCCCGCCCGATTCCGACCTCGACAACGTGGAGGAAAACTCCGGGCGCTATTCCCTCGGCTTCGGCGCGCAAAACATCGGCGATCAGATCGTCTCCGCCAAGACCGTCCTGCCGTGGTTCCTCACCTCCGTCGGCGGTCCCGCGTGGGTGATCTCCTTCCTCGTCCCGGTGCGCGAGTCCGGCTCCATGCTCCCCCAGGCGTTCCTGCGCCCGTGGCTGCAACACTTCCATCGCCGGCTGCCGTTCATGCTCGTCGGCGCCGCTGGCCAGGCCGTCGCGTGCGTCATTATGCTGTTCACCGCCTTGTTCGCGCATGGCACGGTAGCGGGTTTGCTCATTCTGGCCTCCCTGGCGCTGCTCGCCACCGCCCGCGCGCTGGTCTCGCTGACCAGCAAGGACGTCGCCGGCCGCGTGGTGCCCAAGGGCTACCGCGGCCACCTCACCGGCTTCGCCACCACGCTCTCGGGCGCGGTCGCGATCGTCGTGGGCATCGTGCTGCAAGCGCTGCGCGGCGACCTCACGACCACAACTTTTGCCGTGTTGTTCGTCATCGCCGCGCTCTCCTGGGTCGCCGCGATCATGTTCTTTAGAGGCATCCGCGAGCAGGTCGTGGAGGACGTCGGCAACGTCCCCTCCAAAGAGGACGGCTGGCTGCGCCAAGTCTGGGTCGACATCCGCGACCTGCTGAGCTCCGACCCCGCCTTCCGCCGCTTCGTCATCGTCCGTACCCTGCTGCTCACCAGTGCCCTGTCGCCGACATTCATCGTCGCCATCGCCAGCCACGTCCGCGCCGACGGTCTCGCCGCCAGCATCTTCACCGGCCTCGGCACCTTCGTGCTCGCCTCCGGCGTGGCCTCGCTGCTGGCTGGCCGCGTGTCGGGGTGGCTCTCTGATGTTTCCAGTCGCAACACGATGACGGGGGCCGCCCTGTTGGCGTCGACGATCCTGGTGATCACGGTGGTTCTCACCCTGATATCCGACGCCACCAGCAACCCACAGACACCCGACCGAACTGGAGCCGAAATAGCCCTGATCTGGTGGTTGCCCGTGGCGTTCTTCGTGGTGTCGCTCGCGCACGCCGCCATTCGCGTGGCCCGCAGCACATACATCGTGGACATGGCCGAAGGCGAACAGCGCACACGCTACGTGTCCGTGGCCAACACGCTCATGGGCATCCTTCTGCTCATCGTTGGTGCTTTCACGTCTGTGCTGGCCATCGGTGGTCCGCAGTGGGCGCTGGCGGCGCTGGCGCTGTTCGGCTTCACCGGTGCGGCGCTCTCGCACACGCTGCCCGAGGTGTCGCTGGGTAAGCAGTAG
- a CDS encoding 50S ribosomal protein L25/general stress protein Ctc — MAHNITRLKGELRTEFGKGASRRLRRDFRIPAVVYGNGLDPMHVHVDILEFQAILRNEGVNAVLELEVEGQDHLVMIKAVDQNVLTLDVDHADLLNVKRGEKVEVDVPVVFQGEAAPGALVTQDADVITIEADVMNIPEEIVLDIEGKEIGFQITAGDVQMPGNASLVSDPETLIINIVEPEEEELPEPGEEGEDEALGEAADEEGTEEGTTGEGSEDNDSEE; from the coding sequence ATGGCTCACAACATCACCCGCCTCAAGGGCGAACTGCGCACCGAGTTCGGCAAGGGCGCTTCCCGTCGCCTGCGCCGCGACTTCCGCATCCCCGCCGTCGTCTACGGCAACGGCCTCGACCCGATGCACGTTCACGTCGACATCCTGGAGTTCCAGGCAATCCTGCGTAACGAGGGCGTCAACGCCGTCCTCGAGCTCGAGGTTGAAGGCCAGGACCACCTCGTCATGATCAAGGCCGTGGATCAGAACGTTCTGACCCTCGACGTTGACCACGCCGACCTGCTCAACGTGAAGCGCGGCGAAAAGGTCGAGGTCGACGTGCCGGTCGTCTTCCAGGGCGAGGCTGCTCCGGGCGCACTGGTTACCCAGGATGCGGACGTCATCACCATCGAGGCCGACGTCATGAACATCCCGGAAGAGATCGTTCTCGACATCGAGGGCAAGGAAATCGGCTTCCAGATCACCGCTGGCGACGTTCAGATGCCGGGCAACGCTTCCCTGGTCTCCGACCCGGAGACCCTCATCATCAACATCGTCGAGCCCGAGGAAGAAGAGCTGCCTGAGCCCGGCGAAGAGGGCGAGGACGAGGCTCTCGGCGAGGCTGCCGACGAGGAAGGTACCGAGGAAGGCACCACCGGCGAAGGCTCCGAGGACAACGACTCCGAGGAGTAA
- the pth gene encoding aminoacyl-tRNA hydrolase, with translation MASKQRPTKTPRAGRTQKGATGSPIPEGTPWLIIGLGNPGPKYANTRHNVGRMVLGELAGRQVPQASFATHKRTNTEVADVTIGPVGAGHKAILAYPRTYMNVSGGPVKALAEFYKIPAEHLIVIYDDLERDPGDTQLRRGGGDKGHNGLRSISSSLGTKDYWRLSCGIGRPPGRMDPAAYVLKPFPKSEDADVAIMCADAADAVERVIITGQA, from the coding sequence ATGGCGTCGAAACAAAGACCAACAAAGACACCCCGCGCAGGACGGACACAGAAGGGGGCAACCGGCTCACCCATCCCTGAGGGCACCCCCTGGCTCATCATCGGTCTCGGCAACCCCGGGCCGAAATACGCCAACACGCGCCACAACGTAGGGCGGATGGTGCTCGGAGAACTGGCCGGCAGGCAGGTGCCGCAGGCGAGTTTCGCCACCCACAAGCGCACCAATACAGAGGTCGCTGACGTCACCATCGGGCCGGTGGGGGCGGGTCACAAAGCAATCCTGGCGTACCCGCGGACGTATATGAACGTCTCCGGAGGACCGGTGAAAGCGCTCGCCGAATTCTACAAGATCCCCGCAGAGCACCTCATCGTTATCTACGACGACCTCGAACGCGACCCAGGCGATACACAACTGCGACGCGGCGGTGGCGACAAGGGGCACAACGGCCTGAGATCCATCAGCTCCTCCTTAGGCACGAAGGATTACTGGCGCTTATCGTGCGGCATCGGCCGGCCCCCGGGCAGGATGGATCCGGCGGCTTACGTCCTCAAGCCGTTCCCTAAAAGCGAGGACGCGGACGTGGCGATCATGTGCGCCGATGCGGCCGACGCGGTCGAACGGGTGATCATCACCGGTCAGGCATGA
- the pth gene encoding aminoacyl-tRNA hydrolase translates to MSRISHFFNRLFSRSSHHATAAEAGGEGAGSPGGSRTGSRRSIDAPQGTWLVIGLGNPGPEYAATRHNIGYMAIDELLERHGATLQPVRNHPASAATITLGEAQVIVARSTTYMNDSGDAVRALADSAGITPEHIDHIIVIHDELDLSAGTVRVKKGGGENGHNGLKSTTERLGTRDYLRIRMGIGRPPQGTGVVDYVLAPFDEDDSAWITSCIATAADAVGILVEQGLGAAQNQIHSR, encoded by the coding sequence GTGTCTCGAATCTCCCACTTCTTCAACCGGCTATTCTCCCGCTCTTCTCACCACGCGACCGCTGCTGAGGCTGGTGGCGAGGGCGCTGGCTCGCCCGGGGGCTCGCGCACCGGCTCGCGTCGCAGCATCGATGCACCGCAGGGAACCTGGTTGGTCATCGGACTCGGCAACCCCGGGCCGGAGTACGCGGCCACGCGGCACAACATTGGCTACATGGCCATCGATGAGCTGCTCGAGCGCCACGGCGCCACGCTACAGCCTGTGCGCAACCATCCGGCGTCCGCCGCCACGATCACCCTGGGCGAGGCGCAGGTTATTGTCGCGAGATCTACGACGTACATGAATGACTCCGGCGACGCCGTGCGCGCCCTGGCCGACAGCGCCGGTATTACCCCCGAACACATCGACCACATCATCGTCATCCACGACGAGCTCGATCTCTCCGCCGGAACAGTCCGAGTCAAAAAGGGTGGCGGGGAAAACGGCCACAATGGCCTCAAGTCCACCACCGAGCGCCTCGGGACCCGCGATTACCTGCGCATTCGCATGGGCATCGGCCGCCCGCCGCAGGGCACCGGCGTGGTCGACTACGTCCTCGCCCCCTTCGACGAGGACGACTCCGCGTGGATCACCTCCTGCATTGCGACCGCCGCCGACGCGGTCGGTATCCTCGTGGAGCAAGGACTCGGTGCAGCACAGAATCAGATTCACAGTCGCTAA
- the glmU gene encoding bifunctional UDP-N-acetylglucosamine diphosphorylase/glucosamine-1-phosphate N-acetyltransferase GlmU, whose translation MTTTDDTARQPSDNSSLPSSAAHTAVIVLAAGAGTRMKSKTQKTLHAIGGRTLLSHSLHAAAGVNPDHIVAVIGHGREQVGPAVDEVAGELDRPIATAVQEEQNGTGHAVQCGMAELDGFEGTVIVTNADVPLLTSATLDRLITAHTEVPTAVTVLSVQQDDPTGYGRILRSDDGEVTAIVEEKDASEDQRRITEVNSGVFAFDAAILRSALSGLNTNNAQGELYLTDVLSIARSEGHPVRAHMAEDARELAGVNDRVQLAAAGAELNRRTVEAAMRGGATIIDPRTTRIDVDVTIGQDVTILPGTQLLGRTSIADDATVGPDTTLTNVTVGEGSSVIRTHGIDAAIGANAEVGPFTYLRPGTVLGDEGKLGGFVETKKANIGRGSKVPHLTYVGDATIGEYSNIGASSVFVNYDGVNKHHTTVGSHVRTGSDTMFIAPVVVGDGAYSGAGTVLKDDVPPGALAVSGGHQRNIEGWVAKKRPGSAAAKAGEEAAQRVANGGSPTTTPQQREE comes from the coding sequence GTGACGACAACCGACGACACAGCACGCCAGCCCAGCGACAACTCCTCGCTCCCCTCCTCCGCAGCACACACCGCCGTGATCGTGCTCGCAGCGGGCGCGGGAACGCGCATGAAGTCGAAGACGCAGAAGACGCTCCACGCCATCGGCGGGCGCACCCTGCTCTCCCACAGCCTGCACGCCGCCGCCGGAGTGAACCCCGATCATATCGTGGCAGTCATCGGCCACGGCCGTGAGCAGGTCGGCCCCGCCGTCGACGAGGTCGCCGGCGAGCTGGATCGGCCCATCGCCACCGCCGTTCAGGAAGAACAAAACGGCACCGGCCACGCCGTGCAGTGCGGCATGGCCGAGCTGGACGGCTTTGAGGGCACCGTGATCGTCACCAATGCCGACGTGCCGCTGCTCACCAGCGCCACCCTTGACCGGCTCATCACCGCCCACACCGAGGTCCCCACCGCCGTGACCGTACTGTCCGTCCAACAGGACGACCCCACCGGATACGGCCGCATCCTGCGCTCCGACGACGGCGAAGTGACCGCCATCGTCGAAGAAAAAGACGCCTCCGAAGATCAGCGCCGCATCACCGAGGTGAACTCCGGCGTCTTCGCCTTCGACGCCGCCATCCTGCGCAGCGCCCTCAGTGGCCTGAACACCAACAACGCTCAAGGTGAGCTCTACCTTACCGACGTGCTGAGCATCGCCCGCTCCGAGGGACACCCCGTGCGAGCCCACATGGCCGAAGACGCACGCGAACTTGCTGGCGTCAACGACCGAGTACAACTAGCCGCAGCCGGCGCCGAGCTCAATCGCCGCACCGTCGAAGCCGCCATGCGAGGCGGAGCCACCATCATCGACCCGCGCACCACGCGCATCGACGTGGACGTCACCATCGGCCAGGACGTCACCATCCTGCCCGGCACCCAGCTGCTCGGCCGCACCTCCATCGCCGACGACGCCACCGTGGGCCCAGACACCACGCTCACCAACGTCACGGTCGGGGAAGGCTCGTCCGTAATCCGCACCCACGGCATCGACGCCGCCATCGGCGCCAACGCCGAAGTCGGCCCCTTCACCTACCTGCGCCCCGGCACCGTGCTCGGCGACGAGGGCAAGCTCGGCGGATTCGTCGAAACCAAGAAGGCCAACATCGGTCGCGGCTCCAAGGTGCCGCACCTGACCTACGTGGGCGACGCCACCATCGGCGAATACTCCAACATCGGCGCATCCAGCGTGTTCGTGAACTACGACGGTGTGAACAAGCACCACACCACCGTGGGATCGCACGTGCGCACCGGCTCGGACACCATGTTCATCGCGCCCGTCGTCGTCGGCGATGGTGCCTACTCCGGCGCCGGAACCGTGCTCAAGGACGACGTGCCGCCGGGAGCCCTCGCCGTCTCCGGCGGACACCAGCGCAACATCGAGGGCTGGGTGGCAAAGAAGCGCCCCGGCTCCGCAGCAGCGAAGGCCGGCGAGGAAGCCGCCCAGCGCGTCGCCAACGGTGGCTCCCCCACCACTACCCCGCAGCAACGCGAGGAATGA